Proteins encoded in a region of the Cheilinus undulatus linkage group 8, ASM1832078v1, whole genome shotgun sequence genome:
- the brd2b gene encoding bromodomain-containing protein 2b gives MEAAVNPPHDSSLVGLSSGDQHSSSSKRIRKPSLLYEDFESPSLPHTLPQGPPAPPQPPVKDPSRPGRMTNQLQFLQRTLMKCLWRHNFAWPFHEPVDAYRLNLPDYHKIIKQPMDMGTIKKRLENNFYRCASECIQDFNTMFTNCYIYNKPTDDIVLMAQSLEKIFLQKVAQMPQDEIELPPPAPRNKNNRGRGRKSSSRAQQVPAVSQSAYSPSSSDTGESMLANSPQTVLTKNLPPANIMGLPPTQPTTKKKGVKRKADTTTPSTMGLTVGISGPTHMVGLGKGGHGGQVHDPSVHSITSIGGMGLDSPGMGLVRSPGGPVLLQPMMAGTGRRVGSGRPIKPPKKDLPDSVQSLPSRKGKLSPQLRYCSVLLKEMLSKKHAAYAWPFYTPVDAVALGLHDYHDIIKCPMDLSTIKRRMDCREYRDAQQFASDVRLMFSNCYKYNPPDHDVVGMARKLQDVFEFRFAKMPDEPHLDHTSMSMSGHPTSSSSSSSSSSSSSSSTSESEPSSESEESESSPNSDSEEERAHRLAELQDQVCTQLRAVHEQLAALSQGPIVKPKKKKEKKEKREKKKKKKLEKRSRGGRSRAGSEEWKMPGKILKTKSARAGGSQPKKNQGKKSNKNSKSTKKPFYPPLTPTMLPHYDSEEEEEIVPMSYDEKRQLSLDINKLPGEKLGRVVHIIQSREPSLRDTNPEEIEIDFETLKPSTLKELERYVMTCLRKKPRKPYAEQGKKNSIGKSKEELTLEKRRELERRLQDVSGQLNSVKKPTKPKVEKPNATETHTQPSRLSGSSSSSDSSSSSSSSSSSDTSDSDSG, from the exons ATGGAAGCGGCAGTCAACCCGCCCCACGACAG CTCTCTGGTCGGGTTGTCCAGTGGCGACCAGCACTCCAGTTCGAGCAAACGCATTCGTAAGCCCTCCCTGTTATATGAGGACTTTGAGAGCCCGTCTCTGCCGCACACATTGCCACAGGGACCTCCTGCCCCACCACAGCCCCCAGTGAAGGATCCCAGCCGGCCGGGCCGTATGACCAACCAGCTGCAGTTTCTGCAGAGGACCCTGATGAAGTGTCTGTGGAGGCATAACTTTGCCTGGCCTTTCCACGAGCCTGTGGATGCCTATAGGCTCAACCTGCCG GATTACCATAAAATCATCAAACAACCTATGGACATGGGCACCATCAAGAAGCGTTTGGAGAACAACTTCTACCGCTGTGCCAGTGAGTGCATACAGGACTTCAACACAATGTTCACCAACTGCTACATCTACAACAAG CCAACAGATGACATTGTTCTGATGGCCCAGTCCTTAGAGAAGATCTTCCTCCAAAAGGTGGCCCAGATGCCCCAGGACGAAATTGAActacctcctccagctcctcgaAACAAGAACAATAGAGGAAGGGGTCGCAAATCTT CATCAAGGGCTCAGCAGGTGCCAGCAGTGTCCCAGTCAGCCTACTCCCCTTCTTCCTCAGATACTGGGGAGTCAATGCTTGCCAACTCTCCTCAGACTGTGCTGACCAAAAACCTGCCTCCTGCCAACATCATGGGCCTTCCCCCTACACAGCCAACAACCAAG aaaaaaggtGTGAAACGCAAGGCTGACACCACCACCCCTTCCACCATGGGTCTGACTGTGGGCATATCAGGACCAACGCACATGGTGGGCTTGGGAAAAGGAGGCCATGGAGGCCAAGTCCACGACCCCTCCGTGCATAGCATCACCTCCATAgggggcatgggcctggacaGTCCTGGGATGGGCCTGGTCAGGAGCCCTGGTGGTCCCGTCCTGCTTCAACCAATGATGGCAGGAACTGGACGCAGAGTAGGCAGCGGACGTCCCAttaaaccccccaaaaaagacTTACCTGACTCTGTACAGTCTCTGCCCTCGAGGAAAGGCAAACTGAGCCCTCAGCTGAGGTACTGCAGTGTGCTgctcaaagaaatgttgtcaaagaAACATGCTGCGTATGCCTGGCCTTTCTACACTCCTGTGGATGCTGTTGCACTAGGACTACATGACTATCATGACATTATTAAGTGTCCCATGGATCTCAGCACAATCAAG AGGAGGATGGACTGTCGTGAATATAGGGATGCACAGCAGTTTGCCAGTGATGTCAGACTCATGTTCTCTAACTGCTACAAGTACAACCCACCTGACCATGATGTTGTTGGCATGGCCCGCAAGCTGCAG GATGTTTTTGAGTTCCGTTTTGCAAAGATGCCAGATGAGCCCCATTTGGATCACACATCCATGTCAATGAGCGGTCATCCAACGTCGtcgtcctcctcttcttcatcctcctcgtcctcttcttcctccacaTCAGAAAGTGAGCCAAGCAGTGAGAGTGAAGAGAGTGAAAGCAGCCCCAACTCAGACAGTGAGGAGGAGCGAGCACATCGTTTGGCTGAGTTACAGGATCAGGTTTGCACACAG CTCAGAGCTGTGCATGAACAGCTGGCTGCCCTCTCCCAAGGCCCCATCGTCAAACctaagaagaagaaagagaagaaggaaaaaagggagaagaagaaaaagaagaagctgGAGAAGCGGAGTCGAGGGGGCAGGAGCAGAGCTGGATCTGAGGAATGGAAAATGCCCGGCAAGATCTTGAAAACCAAGTCAGCCAGAGCAGGAGGATCCCAGCCCAAGAAAAACCAGGGGAAGAAGAGTAACAAGAACAGCAa GTCCACAAAGAAGCCGTTCTACCCTCCACTGACGCCTACAATGCTGCCACACTACGactcagaggaggaagaggagatcGTACCCATGTCTTATGATGAGAAACGCCAGCTGAGCCTTGACATTAACAAGCTCCCGGGAGAGAAGCTGGGTCGTGTGGTACACATCATTCAGTCCAGAGAGCCTTCACTAAGGGACACAAACCCTGAGGAAATAGAGATTGACTTTGAAACACTCAAGCCATCAACTCTGAAAGAGCTGGAGCGCTACGTTATGACCTGTCTGAGGAAGAAGCCTCGTAAGCCGTATGCTGAACAAG GAAAGAAAAATAGCATTGGCAAATCGAAAGAGGAGCTTACTCTGGAGAAGCGGAGGGAGCTCGAGAGGAGGCTTCAGGATGTCAGCGGGCAACTCAATTCTGTCAAGAAACCTACAAAACCTAAAG TGGAGAAGCCCAACGCTACAGAGACTCACACACAGCCCTCACGCCTCAGCGGCAGCAGCTCAAGCTccgactcttcctcctcctcctcctcatcctcgtCCTCAGACACCAGTGACTCAGACTCTGGTTGA
- the LOC121513614 gene encoding uncharacterized protein LOC121513614 isoform X2 gives MTIAAMEDISFPQKAISDPLPHIPTVSETFGLHHFPPEPLCIADIGRKPDTDKDGLSRRIFSSVMTTESQIIPKSLSQNAGSLGADSTFLNTTATNGDNNLSKPSPSRKKAKVADPSNWKKNKQKQLRMEGKAYTSKRKKDGEIVTKQPRAVGPRCTSSLCKKACNRLCNEIEEGVRKRLFDEFWQCMSWAQRRLYVAGQVDCDPVERSRAVGSQSRRSLSFRYHLLVDGKRKQVCKNMFLSTLGIGEWSVLNWAQKGKTENNRLSEHKGDGTEAVPQCPQQNPASSSVCYSVEVTLESENPTEIDQNSPTELESPARKKPRVARPLTWKQNQQKQLRMEGKPYISKRKKDGTTVTKSQRTMGMRCTSSACRRASNRFCADFSEEARNHLFTTFWQCMNWAQRKIYVAGLVDCDPVERTRALSAKSRRSVSMRYHLIANGDRKQVCKKMFLSTLGIGEWSVLNWAQNSCEQDENSKKQTQRASRKASEHIFLKEFLERLPKAPSYCCETSVSKLYLEPAFSTMSEVYRHYYNHCMEKETSPLSRQVFCAVFKKMDLGLCDHKKEQESTFGATGNLFSELWEEYCMERGAPGPQLEQQTGFKDKEALC, from the exons ATGA CCATTGCAGCAATGGAGGATATCAGTTTCCCTCAGAAAGCTATCAGTGACCCCCTACCTCACATTCCTACTGTCTCTGAGACGTTTGGGTTACACCATTTCCCACCAG AGCCCCTGTGCATCGCTGATATAGGCAGAAAACCTGACACTGATAAAGATGGACTGTCCAGAAGAATTTTCAGCTCAGTGATGACAACAGAGTCACAGATTATACCTAAGTCTCTGTCCCAGAATGCAGGTTCTCTTGGTGCCGACAGCA CATTCCTGAATACAACTGCTACAAATGGAGACAATAATTTGAGTAAGCCAAGTCCtagcagaaaaaaagccaaagtagCAGATCCTTCTAACtggaagaaaaacaagcagaagCAGCTGAGGATGGAGGGCAAAGCATACACAAGCAAACGCAAAAAAGATGGTGAGATTGTGACCAAACAGCCAAGAGCAGTGGGACCAAGGTGCACGTCCAGTCTTTGCAAAAAGGCCTGCAACCGACTTTGTAATGAAATCGAAGAAGGCGTCAGAAAAAGACTCTTTGATGAATTCTGGCAGTGCATGAGCTGGGCTCAGAGGAGACTATATGTAGCAGGACAAGTTGACTGTGACCCTGTGGAGAGATCTCGAGCTGTGGGGTCACAGTCAAGAAGATCACTTTCATTTCGTTATCACTTGCTGGTGGATGGTAAAAGGAAACAAGTGTGTAAGAACATGTTTCTGTCCACTCTGGGGATCGGAGAGTGGTCCGTGCTCAACTGGGCGCagaaaggaaaaacagaaaacaacagacTGAGTGAACACAAAGGAGACGGGACTGAAGCTGTGCCCCAGTGCCCACAGCAAAACCCTGCTTCTTCTTCAGTGTGTTATTCAGTTGAAGTTACACTAG AGTCAGAAAATCCCACTGAAATAGACCAGAACAGTCCAACAGAACTGGAGAGCCCTGCAAGAAAGAAACCAAGGGTTGCCAGGCCGCTAACGTGGAAACAAAACCAACAGAAGCAGCTCAGAATGGAGGGAAAACCATACATCAGCAAACGCAAGAAAGACGGCACGACTGTGACTAAATCCCAGAGGACAATGGGAATGAGATGCACCTCCAGCGCTTGCAGGAGGGCATCAAACCGCTTCTGTGCAGACTTCAGTGAAGAAGCCAGGAACCACCTCTTCACCACTTTCTGGCAGTGTATGAACTGGGCTCAGAGAAAGATCTACGTGGCCGGGTTGGTAGACTGTGACCCAGTGGAAAGGACCAGAGCACTATCAGCTAAATCACGAAGGTCAGTTTCAATGCGGTATCACTTGATAGCCAACGGTGACAGAAAACAGGTTTGTAAAAAGATGTTCCTCTCCACTCTGGGGATTGGGGAGTGGTCTGTGCTTAACTGGGCACAAAACTCATGCGAACAagatgaaaacagcaaaaagcaaACACAAAGGGCATCCCGTAAAGCTTCAGAGCACATATTCCTGAAAGAGTTCTTGGAAAGGTTACCCAAAGCACCCTCGTACTGTTGCGAGACATCTGTCTCTAAGCTGTATCTGGAGCCGGCCTTCTCAACCATGTCAGAGGTTTACAGGCACTACTACAACCACTGCATGGAGAAGGAGACCTCCCCACTCTCTCGACAGGtgttctgtgctgtttttaaaaagatggaTTTGGGATTGTGTGACCACAAAAAGGAGCAAGAGAGTACTTTTGGTGCAACTGGGAATTTATTTAGTGAACTTTGGGAGGAGTACTGCATGGAAAGGGGAGCTCCTGGGCCACAACTGGAGCAACAGACTGGATTTAAGGACAAAGAAGCTTTATGCTGA
- the tap1 gene encoding antigen peptide transporter 1, whose amino-acid sequence MQKMNYFFPMLFVCLDVCVVHAIRLAQFSSTLFFHPFITMWGGGLTRAVLLSLFTLTYPGSLPWMCSFEGQQSLGVLCFHFPAYISLLWVLGQSTTEEVWGWHSWDRVLQGYAVTMVAWLYWSQYALSKLHSLGRYISSLRTRVPSRPQDDTSTPLKRLLGYMRPYKWRFVAVLILVILSSYGEMAIPRYTGRVADWILNEEEPDAFMEAIKIMSILTIGSAVLEFFCDLMYNVTMSLVHTLVQREVFKAVIKQEIAYFDENATGELVSRITTDTNDMSEALSEKLSLLMWYAGRFAFLLYFMLSQSWKMTLLTCMGLPIIWVIPKFTGHFYQKIAAEVQGSLAKANQVATETFSSMKTVRSFANEDGETERYRRQLEETYALNKKEAAAYAASTWANSMTTLALKVCILYYGGTLVTRGTVSSGDLVSFVLFELQFADAVEAVMRYYPEVRKAIGSSEKIFEILDRKPKIPKDGTLSPENLEGHIQFKNVSFSYSDKDDSNLVLKDVSLDIKPGKITALVGLNRSGKSTCVKLLERFYQPLAGKIFLDGKPLLEYKDQYLHDKIAVVSQDCVLFARSVRENIKYGLENASDDDVYAAAKKASAHDFIKALSNGYDTDAGEKGGQVSGGQKQRIAIARALIRRPKILVLDNATSDLDLENEHQVHQALLDQTTNCTVLLISNKMTVVEKADHIIVLKEGTVEEEGCHDELLKKDGHYAELVRKQNTSFERRGEEGNDSH is encoded by the exons ATGCAGAAAATGAACTACTTCTTCCCCATGCTCTTCGTCTGCCTGGATGTGTGTGTGGTGCACGCCATCCGCTTGGCCCAGTTCTCATCTACCCTCTTCTTCCATCCTTTCATCACCATGTGGGGAGGAGGGTTAACACGGGctgtcctcctctccctcttcaCCCTCACATATCCTGGAAGCCTGCCGTGGATGTGCAGCTTTGAGGGTCAGCAGAGTTTGGGAGTCCTTTGCTTCCATTTCCCAGCGTACATCAGTCTTCTGTGGGTACTGGGGCAGTCCACCACCGAGGAAGTGTGGGGGTGGCACTCCTGGGACAGG GTATTACAGGGGTATGCTGTGACAATGGTGGCATGGCTCTACTGGAGTCAATATGCTTTATCTAAGTTGCACTCCTTGGGTCGATACATCTCATCTCTGCGGACTAGAGTGCCATCAAGGCCCCAAGATGACACCAGTACTCCTCTGAAAAGACTGCTGGGATACATGAGGCCCTACAAGTGGCGCTTTGTTGCTGTGTTGATCCTTGTTATCCTCTCTTCCTATG GTGAGATGGCTATTCCTCGGTACACGGGTCGAGTGGCTGACTGGATCCTGAATGAAGAAGAACCTGATGCATTCATGGAAGCCATCAAAATCATGTCCATATTGACTATTGGCAG TGCTGTGCTGGAGTTTTTCTGTGACCTGATGTACAATGTCACTATGAGTCTCGTTCACACCTTAGTGCAGAGAGAAGTCTTCAAGGCCGTCATAAAGCAGGAGATTGCCTACTTTGATGAAAATGCAACAG GTGAACTTGTGTCACGCATAACCACAGACACAAATGATATGAGCGAAGCACTGAGTGAGAAACTAAGTCTTCTGATGTGGTATGCTGGACGTTTTGCCTTCCTGTTGTACTTCATGTTGAGCCAGTCCTGGAAAATGACCCTGCTTACCTGCATGGGACTGCCCATCATCTGGGTCATACCTAAATTCACAGGACACTTTTACCAG AAAATTGCTGCAGAAGTGCAGGGGTCACTGGCCAAGGCCAACCAGGTAGCCACAGAGACCTTCTCCTCCATGAAGACAGTGAGAAGCTTTGCCAACGaggatggagagacagagaggtaCAGGAGGCAGCTTGAGGAGACTTATGCCCTCAATAAAAAGGAGGCCGCTGCCTATGCAGCCTCAACCTGGGCTAACAGC ATGACCACTCTGGCCCTGAAAGTGTGCATCCTGTATTATGGAGGGACTCTTGTGACCAGGGGTACTGTCAGCAGTGGAGACCTGGTGTCATTTGTCCTCTTTGAACTACAGTTTGCAGATGCTGTTGAG GCTGTCATGCGTTACTACCCAGAGGTGAGAAAGGCGATTGGGAGCTCTGAAAAGATCTTCGAGATTTTGGATCGAAAACCTAAAATTCCCAAAGATGGCACTTTATCCCCTGAAAATCTTGAGGGACATATTCAGttcaaaaatgtgtcattttcatACTCTGACAAGGACGATAGCAATCTTGTGCTGAAG GATGTGTCTCTGGATATTAAACCGGGCAAAATCACTGCCCTTGTTGGGCTTAACAGATCAGGGAAGTCCACCTGTGTGAAGCTCCTGGAGAGATTTTACCAGCCCTTAGCAGGGAAGATCTTCCTGGATGGGAAACCACTGCTAGAATACAAAGACCAGTATCTACACGACAAG ATTGCTGTGGTGAGCCAGGATTGTGTGCTGTTTGCTCGCTCCGTGAGGGAGAACATCAAGTACGGCTTAGAGAATGCGTCTGATGATGATGTGTACGCCGCTGCCAAGAAGGCTAGTGCCCACGACTTCATCAAGGCGCTGTCCAATGGATATGACACAG ACGCTGGAGAGAAAGGAGGACAGGTGTCTGGAGGTCAAAAGCAGCGCATTGCCATTGCCAGAGCTTTAATCAGACGTCCAAAGATCCTGGTACTGGACAACGCCACCAGTGACCTGGACCTAGAGAATGAACACCAG GTCCACCAAGCTCTGTTAGACCAAACAACGAACTGCACCGTGCTGTTGATTTCCAACAAGATGACTGTCGTTGAAAAGGCAGATCATATAATTGTTCTCAAAGAAGGgacagtggaggaggagggctgTCATGATGAGCTTCTGAAGAAAGATGGCCATTATGCTGAGCTGGTTAGAAAGCAGAATACGAGCTTTGAACGTCGAGGAGAGGAAGGAAATGATTCACATTGA
- the LOC121513614 gene encoding uncharacterized protein LOC121513614 isoform X1 produces MELTGLGDVCKYITLSIAAMEDISFPQKAISDPLPHIPTVSETFGLHHFPPEPLCIADIGRKPDTDKDGLSRRIFSSVMTTESQIIPKSLSQNAGSLGADSTFLNTTATNGDNNLSKPSPSRKKAKVADPSNWKKNKQKQLRMEGKAYTSKRKKDGEIVTKQPRAVGPRCTSSLCKKACNRLCNEIEEGVRKRLFDEFWQCMSWAQRRLYVAGQVDCDPVERSRAVGSQSRRSLSFRYHLLVDGKRKQVCKNMFLSTLGIGEWSVLNWAQKGKTENNRLSEHKGDGTEAVPQCPQQNPASSSVCYSVEVTLESENPTEIDQNSPTELESPARKKPRVARPLTWKQNQQKQLRMEGKPYISKRKKDGTTVTKSQRTMGMRCTSSACRRASNRFCADFSEEARNHLFTTFWQCMNWAQRKIYVAGLVDCDPVERTRALSAKSRRSVSMRYHLIANGDRKQVCKKMFLSTLGIGEWSVLNWAQNSCEQDENSKKQTQRASRKASEHIFLKEFLERLPKAPSYCCETSVSKLYLEPAFSTMSEVYRHYYNHCMEKETSPLSRQVFCAVFKKMDLGLCDHKKEQESTFGATGNLFSELWEEYCMERGAPGPQLEQQTGFKDKEALC; encoded by the exons ATGGAACTGACAGGTCTTGGAGACGTTTGCAAATATATAACATTAT CCATTGCAGCAATGGAGGATATCAGTTTCCCTCAGAAAGCTATCAGTGACCCCCTACCTCACATTCCTACTGTCTCTGAGACGTTTGGGTTACACCATTTCCCACCAG AGCCCCTGTGCATCGCTGATATAGGCAGAAAACCTGACACTGATAAAGATGGACTGTCCAGAAGAATTTTCAGCTCAGTGATGACAACAGAGTCACAGATTATACCTAAGTCTCTGTCCCAGAATGCAGGTTCTCTTGGTGCCGACAGCA CATTCCTGAATACAACTGCTACAAATGGAGACAATAATTTGAGTAAGCCAAGTCCtagcagaaaaaaagccaaagtagCAGATCCTTCTAACtggaagaaaaacaagcagaagCAGCTGAGGATGGAGGGCAAAGCATACACAAGCAAACGCAAAAAAGATGGTGAGATTGTGACCAAACAGCCAAGAGCAGTGGGACCAAGGTGCACGTCCAGTCTTTGCAAAAAGGCCTGCAACCGACTTTGTAATGAAATCGAAGAAGGCGTCAGAAAAAGACTCTTTGATGAATTCTGGCAGTGCATGAGCTGGGCTCAGAGGAGACTATATGTAGCAGGACAAGTTGACTGTGACCCTGTGGAGAGATCTCGAGCTGTGGGGTCACAGTCAAGAAGATCACTTTCATTTCGTTATCACTTGCTGGTGGATGGTAAAAGGAAACAAGTGTGTAAGAACATGTTTCTGTCCACTCTGGGGATCGGAGAGTGGTCCGTGCTCAACTGGGCGCagaaaggaaaaacagaaaacaacagacTGAGTGAACACAAAGGAGACGGGACTGAAGCTGTGCCCCAGTGCCCACAGCAAAACCCTGCTTCTTCTTCAGTGTGTTATTCAGTTGAAGTTACACTAG AGTCAGAAAATCCCACTGAAATAGACCAGAACAGTCCAACAGAACTGGAGAGCCCTGCAAGAAAGAAACCAAGGGTTGCCAGGCCGCTAACGTGGAAACAAAACCAACAGAAGCAGCTCAGAATGGAGGGAAAACCATACATCAGCAAACGCAAGAAAGACGGCACGACTGTGACTAAATCCCAGAGGACAATGGGAATGAGATGCACCTCCAGCGCTTGCAGGAGGGCATCAAACCGCTTCTGTGCAGACTTCAGTGAAGAAGCCAGGAACCACCTCTTCACCACTTTCTGGCAGTGTATGAACTGGGCTCAGAGAAAGATCTACGTGGCCGGGTTGGTAGACTGTGACCCAGTGGAAAGGACCAGAGCACTATCAGCTAAATCACGAAGGTCAGTTTCAATGCGGTATCACTTGATAGCCAACGGTGACAGAAAACAGGTTTGTAAAAAGATGTTCCTCTCCACTCTGGGGATTGGGGAGTGGTCTGTGCTTAACTGGGCACAAAACTCATGCGAACAagatgaaaacagcaaaaagcaaACACAAAGGGCATCCCGTAAAGCTTCAGAGCACATATTCCTGAAAGAGTTCTTGGAAAGGTTACCCAAAGCACCCTCGTACTGTTGCGAGACATCTGTCTCTAAGCTGTATCTGGAGCCGGCCTTCTCAACCATGTCAGAGGTTTACAGGCACTACTACAACCACTGCATGGAGAAGGAGACCTCCCCACTCTCTCGACAGGtgttctgtgctgtttttaaaaagatggaTTTGGGATTGTGTGACCACAAAAAGGAGCAAGAGAGTACTTTTGGTGCAACTGGGAATTTATTTAGTGAACTTTGGGAGGAGTACTGCATGGAAAGGGGAGCTCCTGGGCCACAACTGGAGCAACAGACTGGATTTAAGGACAAAGAAGCTTTATGCTGA